In a genomic window of Candidatus Competibacteraceae bacterium:
- the rfbC gene encoding dTDP-4-dehydrorhamnose 3,5-epimerase has product MKVIATHLPSVLLLEPKVFGDARGFFMETWQAARYGGAGMPERFVQDNHSRSRRGVLRGLHYQMVRPQGKLVWVTRGAVFDVAVDIRRGSPTFGRWYGCVLDDVDHRQLYIPPGFAHGFCVLSEDADFFYKCTDYYHPSSECGIAWDDSDIGIDWPLREVSLSAKDRENPRLGDQVSDKLPLYEG; this is encoded by the coding sequence GTGAAGGTGATTGCCACGCATTTGCCCAGCGTGCTGCTGCTAGAGCCCAAAGTTTTCGGTGACGCGCGCGGCTTTTTCATGGAAACCTGGCAGGCGGCGCGTTATGGCGGGGCCGGTATGCCCGAGCGCTTCGTGCAGGACAATCATTCCCGGTCGCGGCGCGGGGTGTTGCGCGGCTTGCACTACCAAATGGTGCGACCACAAGGCAAACTGGTGTGGGTGACGCGCGGCGCGGTGTTCGATGTGGCGGTGGACATCCGGCGCGGTTCGCCGACGTTTGGCCGCTGGTACGGTTGCGTGCTGGACGATGTCGACCACCGTCAACTTTATATTCCGCCGGGTTTCGCGCACGGCTTTTGCGTGTTGTCGGAAGACGCGGATTTCTTTTATAAATGCACCGACTATTACCATCCGTCGTCGGAGTGCGGTATCGCCTGGGACGATTCCGACATCGGCATCGACTGGCCGTTGCGAGAGGTGTCGTTGTCGGCCAAGGACCGGGAAAATCCGCGCTTGGGCGATCAGGTCAGCGACAAGCTGCCGCTTTACGAGGGCTGA
- a CDS encoding type II secretion system protein codes for MSRQRGFSLLEILVAFAILSISLGVLLQVFATGLRNAGTAADYTQATLYAESILAAIGREAPLSEGSHSGPINEQFSWRSRISPYIDGMPDPEKTRVRAYRVEVEVFWNGVTQTRSVVLETLRLAPLPPPQGPA; via the coding sequence GTGAGCCGGCAGCGCGGTTTCTCCTTGCTCGAAATCTTGGTGGCGTTCGCCATCCTCAGCATTTCATTGGGCGTACTGTTGCAAGTGTTCGCCACCGGCTTGCGCAACGCCGGCACGGCCGCTGATTACACGCAAGCGACGCTGTACGCCGAATCGATTTTGGCCGCCATCGGCCGGGAGGCACCGCTCAGTGAGGGCAGCCATTCCGGTCCGATCAACGAGCAATTTTCCTGGCGCAGCCGGATAAGCCCCTACATTGATGGAATGCCCGATCCCGAAAAAACCCGAGTGCGCGCCTATCGAGTCGAGGTCGAGGTGTTCTGGAACGGCGTGACGCAGACCCGTTCCGTCGTTCTGGAAACGCTGCGGTTGGCGCCCCTGCCGCCGCCGCAAGGGCCGGCCTGA
- the glmS gene encoding glutamine--fructose-6-phosphate transaminase (isomerizing): protein MCGIVGAIAERNVTPILLEGLRRLEYRGYDSAGIVTLDSRDDRLHRVRAVGKVQALAERLQQDSVRGPIGIAHTRWATHGEPCERNAHPHLSNNSVAVVHNGIIENYQELKTKLSAAGYRFESDTDTEVVAHLIDQHLRKNGGDLLASVRETVTQLAGAYSLGVLCREDPERLIAARAGSPLVLGIGIEEHFIASDVFALAPVTQSFVFLEEGDVAEVRREGFKIYDRDGQAVERPLSYSGQMGSAAGKSGYRHFMLKEIFEQPGVVAETLEGRIHQGRVLEDSFGPDTGSLFERVQGVHIIACGTSYHAGLVARYWLEHLGLPCTVEVASEYRYRQGVTPPGTLFVSISQSGETADTLAALRAAKERGYLSTLTICNVAESSLVRESALALLTRAGREIGVASTKAFTTQLVALRLLSLLLGRQRGLSESAEAALVRDLELLPRALEKALELNNAIEKLAEFFAEKHHALFLGRGPQYPIGMEGALKIKEISYIHAEAYPAGELKHGPLALVDADMPVVCVLPKDGLLEKVLSNLQEVRARGGELFLFADSEVDTHLSGVSTHVLSLGTVPESIAPIVFTVPLQLLAYHVAILKGTDVDQPRNLAKSVTVE, encoded by the coding sequence ATGTGTGGAATTGTAGGCGCTATCGCTGAACGAAATGTCACTCCCATTCTGCTCGAAGGGCTGCGGCGGTTGGAATACCGCGGCTATGATTCGGCGGGCATCGTCACCCTCGACAGCCGCGACGATCGGTTGCATCGAGTGCGCGCGGTCGGCAAGGTGCAGGCCCTGGCGGAGCGCTTGCAGCAGGACTCAGTGCGTGGGCCGATCGGCATCGCGCACACCCGCTGGGCCACGCACGGCGAGCCGTGCGAGCGCAACGCGCACCCGCATCTCAGCAACAACTCGGTGGCGGTGGTCCACAACGGCATCATCGAAAACTATCAGGAACTCAAAACCAAGCTGAGCGCGGCCGGCTATCGATTTGAATCCGATACCGATACCGAAGTGGTCGCCCATCTGATCGACCAGCACTTGCGCAAAAACGGCGGTGATTTGCTCGCATCGGTGCGTGAAACCGTGACGCAGTTGGCGGGCGCTTACAGTTTGGGCGTGCTCTGCCGCGAAGACCCGGAACGGCTGATCGCGGCTCGCGCCGGTAGCCCGCTGGTGCTGGGTATCGGCATCGAAGAACACTTCATCGCCTCGGATGTGTTCGCGCTGGCCCCGGTCACGCAAAGCTTCGTGTTTCTGGAAGAAGGCGATGTCGCTGAAGTGCGGCGTGAGGGCTTCAAGATTTACGACCGGGACGGACAGGCGGTGGAGCGGCCGCTGTCCTATTCGGGGCAGATGGGCAGTGCGGCGGGCAAGAGCGGCTATCGCCACTTCATGTTGAAAGAGATTTTCGAACAGCCGGGCGTGGTGGCCGAGACCCTGGAAGGGCGCATCCATCAGGGCCGGGTGTTGGAAGACAGCTTCGGGCCGGACACGGGGTCGCTGTTCGAGCGGGTGCAAGGCGTGCATATCATCGCTTGCGGCACCAGCTATCACGCCGGTTTGGTCGCGCGCTACTGGCTGGAGCATTTGGGCCTTCCCTGCACGGTCGAGGTGGCCAGCGAATACCGCTACCGGCAAGGGGTGACGCCGCCCGGCACCTTGTTCGTCAGCATTTCGCAGTCGGGCGAAACCGCCGACACCCTGGCGGCGCTGCGCGCGGCCAAGGAACGCGGCTATCTGTCCACCCTGACCATTTGCAACGTCGCCGAAAGCTCGCTGGTGCGCGAATCGGCTCTGGCGCTGCTGACCCGTGCCGGCCGGGAAATCGGTGTGGCGTCCACCAAGGCGTTCACCACCCAACTGGTGGCGTTGCGCTTGCTGTCGCTGCTCTTGGGCCGCCAGCGCGGCTTGAGCGAAAGCGCCGAGGCGGCGCTGGTGCGCGATCTGGAACTGTTGCCGCGGGCGTTGGAAAAGGCCTTGGAATTGAACAACGCCATCGAAAAGCTGGCCGAGTTTTTCGCCGAAAAACATCATGCCCTCTTTCTGGGGCGCGGCCCGCAGTACCCGATCGGCATGGAAGGCGCGCTCAAGATCAAGGAAATTTCCTACATCCACGCCGAGGCGTATCCGGCCGGCGAACTCAAGCACGGGCCGCTGGCGCTGGTCGATGCCGACATGCCGGTGGTGTGCGTGTTGCCCAAGGATGGCTTGCTGGAAAAGGTGCTGTCGAACCTGCAAGAAGTGCGGGCGCGCGGCGGTGAGTTGTTCCTGTTCGCCGACAGCGAGGTTGACACGCACCTCAGCGGCGTCAGCACCCATGTCTTGTCGCTGGGCACCGTCCCGGAATCGATCGCGCCCATCGTGTTCACCGTGCCGCTGCAACTGCTGGCCTATCACGTCGCCATCCTTAAGGGGACCGATGTCGACCAGCCGCGCAATCTGGCCAAATCGGTCACGGTCGAATAG
- the rfbD gene encoding dTDP-4-dehydrorhamnose reductase: MRLAIIGAKGQVGWELSRRAPMFGYEVLAWDVDELDITDAAAVDRALGASGADAVINAAAYTAVDQAEQEPERTFAVNRDGPAHLAAACARLNIPLLHISTDYVFDGTKVGSYTEDDPAAPLGVYGQSKWEGDQAVRRLWPRHLIVRVSWVFGVEGRNFVKTILRLAREREELRVVADQHGCPTYAGDIADVLLELVGRTEEIDTRQLWGVYHYTGEPATTWYEFAAAILERARPHEKLLARTVTAITTADYPTPAARPANSVLDCSRLGSCFSIYPASWRDSLATLLFAIHGR; the protein is encoded by the coding sequence ATGCGACTTGCGATCATCGGCGCCAAGGGTCAGGTAGGTTGGGAATTGAGCCGGCGCGCGCCCATGTTCGGCTACGAGGTGCTGGCCTGGGACGTGGACGAACTGGATATCACCGATGCCGCCGCCGTGGATCGGGCGCTGGGAGCGAGCGGCGCGGATGCCGTTATCAACGCGGCGGCCTACACCGCCGTGGATCAGGCCGAACAGGAACCGGAACGGACGTTCGCGGTCAATCGCGATGGTCCCGCCCATCTGGCGGCGGCCTGCGCGAGGTTGAATATCCCCTTGCTGCACATTTCCACCGATTACGTGTTCGATGGAACCAAGGTGGGTTCCTACACCGAGGACGATCCCGCCGCGCCGTTGGGCGTGTACGGCCAAAGCAAGTGGGAAGGCGATCAGGCGGTACGGCGGTTGTGGCCCCGCCATCTGATCGTGCGGGTGAGTTGGGTGTTCGGGGTGGAGGGTCGGAATTTCGTCAAGACCATCCTGCGGCTGGCGCGCGAGCGCGAGGAGTTGCGGGTGGTCGCCGACCAGCACGGCTGCCCGACCTATGCCGGCGACATCGCCGATGTCTTGCTGGAGTTGGTGGGACGGACCGAGGAAATCGACACCCGTCAGCTCTGGGGCGTCTACCATTATACCGGCGAGCCAGCCACGACCTGGTACGAGTTCGCCGCCGCCATCCTCGAACGGGCGCGACCGCATGAAAAACTGTTGGCCCGCACCGTGACCGCCATCACCACCGCCGACTATCCCACGCCGGCGGCGCGCCCCGCCAATTCGGTGCTGGACTGCTCCCGATTGGGTTCGTGTTTCAGTATCTACCCCGCGTCGTGGCGCGATAGTCTGGCCACTTTGTTGTTTGCCATCCATGGCCGTTGA
- the rfbA gene encoding glucose-1-phosphate thymidylyltransferase RfbA: MAYKGIILAGGSGTRLHPLTVSVSKQLMPVYDKPMIYYPVATLMLAAIRDILIITTPRDQEAYQSLLGDGARWGVNFQYAVQPSPDGLAQAFLIGERFIGRDPACLILGDNIYYGQGLSALLRRATARERGATVFGYYVRDPERYGVVSFDECGRAVAIEEKPKAPKSNYAVTGLYFYDNDVANVAKHIRPSARGELEITDVNRVYLERSELNVELLGRGYAWLDTGTHESLLAAAHFVQVVEQRQGLKVACPEEVAWRMKFIDDHQLVQLAEPLAKSGYGQYLMDLLERKIAP; this comes from the coding sequence ATGGCCTACAAAGGCATCATACTGGCGGGCGGTTCCGGCACCCGGCTGCATCCGCTGACCGTTTCGGTCAGCAAGCAGCTCATGCCGGTCTACGACAAGCCGATGATCTACTATCCGGTCGCCACGCTGATGCTGGCGGCGATTCGGGATATTTTGATCATCACCACGCCCCGCGACCAGGAGGCGTATCAAAGCCTGCTCGGCGACGGCGCGCGCTGGGGCGTTAACTTTCAATACGCGGTCCAGCCCAGCCCCGACGGTTTGGCGCAAGCCTTCCTGATCGGCGAACGCTTCATCGGCCGCGATCCGGCCTGCCTGATTCTCGGTGACAACATTTATTACGGTCAGGGTCTGTCGGCGTTGCTGCGCCGCGCCACCGCCCGCGAGCGCGGCGCCACCGTGTTCGGCTATTACGTGCGCGATCCCGAACGCTACGGCGTGGTCAGTTTCGACGAATGCGGCCGAGCGGTCGCCATTGAGGAAAAGCCGAAAGCGCCAAAATCCAATTACGCGGTGACCGGGCTGTACTTCTACGACAATGACGTGGCGAACGTCGCCAAGCATATCCGGCCCTCGGCGCGCGGCGAGTTGGAAATCACCGATGTCAACCGGGTCTATCTCGAACGCAGCGAACTGAACGTCGAGCTGTTGGGGCGCGGTTATGCCTGGCTCGATACCGGCACGCACGAGTCCTTGTTGGCCGCCGCCCATTTCGTGCAAGTGGTCGAGCAGCGGCAGGGTCTGAAAGTCGCTTGTCCCGAAGAGGTGGCCTGGCGGATGAAGTTCATCGACGACCACCAACTGGTGCAGTTGGCGGAACCGCTGGCCAAGAGCGGTTACGGTCAATATCTGATGGATTTGTTGGAACGGAAGATCGCGCCGTGA
- a CDS encoding GspH/FimT family pseudopilin, which produces MASIRPRQRGFTLLELMVVLVIAVLLVAVAPPLLSGLSGATELRGAARQLAAGLRFARNEAVTRQREATLTLDLAQHRFAVSGDPREISLPDTLALQLHTAQSELWNHTTGNIRFFPDGSSTGGAITVSGPKRAYRVNVDWLTGGVAIVEQDVP; this is translated from the coding sequence ATGGCGTCGATCCGACCGCGACAGCGGGGCTTTACCCTGCTGGAACTGATGGTGGTGCTGGTGATTGCGGTGCTGTTGGTCGCGGTCGCGCCGCCGTTGTTGTCCGGCTTGAGCGGCGCCACCGAACTGCGCGGCGCGGCGCGGCAACTGGCCGCCGGTTTGCGCTTCGCCCGCAATGAGGCGGTCACCCGCCAGCGGGAGGCCACGTTGACGCTCGATCTGGCCCAACACCGCTTCGCGGTCAGCGGCGACCCGCGCGAAATCAGCTTGCCGGACACCCTGGCCTTACAGCTTCATACCGCCCAGTCGGAACTGTGGAATCACACCACCGGCAACATCCGCTTTTTTCCGGACGGCAGTTCCACCGGCGGCGCGATCACGGTCAGCGGGCCGAAACGGGCCTATCGGGTGAACGTGGATTGGCTGACCGGCGGCGTCGCCATCGTCGAGCAGGACGTGCCGTGA
- a CDS encoding acetate/propionate family kinase, translating to MSKGLLVINAGSSSIKFSVFALAAKRDLALVCRGVLESIGEESPRFKAFDHAGTVLADVRPTPPSGQYRKAGADHRRRATDAPSVSSDGEVYDHQIALRDLLDWLDKKPELPEIVAAGHRVVHGGKEFSDPQRLTPEIMARLETFIPLAPLHQPHNLAGIRALTAVRPDLPQVACFDTAFHFGQPELARVFALPKIYRQEGVQRYGFHGLSYEYIAGALAEEMETSTTGRVVVAHLGNGASMCAMRDGKSMASTMGFTAVEGLPMGTRSGSLDPGVLLYLLERHGMGVRDLNNLLYKQSGLLGLSGISNDMRELLASSDPNAQLAVDYFTYRIARELGSLAAALGGLDALVFTGGIGENATAVREQVCVRSGWLGIQLDAVANAERHTRISTPASRVTVWVLPTNEELIIARHTRQLVLEH from the coding sequence ATGTCGAAGGGTTTGCTGGTCATTAACGCCGGCTCCTCCAGCATCAAATTTTCAGTGTTCGCCTTGGCGGCGAAGCGCGATCTGGCGCTGGTCTGCCGGGGCGTGCTGGAGAGCATCGGTGAGGAAAGCCCCCGTTTCAAGGCGTTCGATCACGCTGGAACGGTGTTGGCCGATGTCCGTCCGACCCCGCCGTCCGGCCAGTATCGGAAAGCGGGAGCCGATCACCGCCGGCGGGCGACCGACGCCCCTTCAGTTTCGTCGGACGGCGAGGTTTACGATCATCAGATCGCGTTGCGCGATCTGCTGGATTGGCTCGATAAAAAGCCCGAACTCCCTGAGATCGTCGCGGCGGGGCATCGGGTGGTGCATGGCGGCAAGGAATTCAGCGACCCGCAACGGCTGACCCCGGAAATCATGGCGCGCTTGGAAACCTTCATCCCGCTCGCGCCGTTGCATCAGCCGCACAATCTGGCCGGCATCCGCGCCTTGACCGCCGTGCGCCCAGATTTGCCACAAGTCGCTTGTTTCGACACCGCCTTTCACTTCGGGCAGCCCGAGTTGGCGCGCGTGTTCGCCTTGCCCAAGATTTACCGGCAAGAAGGGGTGCAGCGCTACGGCTTTCACGGCCTGTCCTACGAGTACATCGCCGGCGCCTTGGCGGAAGAGATGGAAACATCGACCACGGGCCGAGTGGTGGTGGCGCATCTGGGCAACGGCGCCAGCATGTGCGCCATGCGGGACGGCAAAAGCATGGCGAGCACCATGGGCTTCACCGCCGTGGAAGGGTTGCCGATGGGCACGCGCAGCGGCTCGCTCGATCCCGGCGTGTTGTTGTACCTGCTGGAACGCCACGGCATGGGCGTCCGGGATTTGAACAATCTGCTGTACAAGCAATCCGGCCTGCTGGGTCTGTCGGGCATCAGCAACGACATGCGCGAATTGCTGGCGAGTTCCGACCCCAACGCCCAGCTGGCGGTGGATTATTTCACCTACCGCATCGCCCGCGAACTCGGCTCGCTGGCGGCGGCGCTGGGCGGCCTAGACGCGCTGGTGTTCACCGGCGGCATCGGCGAAAACGCCACGGCGGTGCGCGAGCAGGTTTGCGTTCGATCGGGTTGGTTGGGCATCCAACTGGATGCCGTCGCCAACGCCGAGCGGCATACCCGTATCAGCACGCCGGCCAGCCGGGTGACGGTTTGGGTGTTGCCGACCAACGAAGAACTGATCATCGCCCGTCACACGCGCCAACTCGTGTTGGAACATTAA
- the gspE gene encoding type II secretion system ATPase GspE, producing MAVDLGELLVEHQKLTAADLQRARRVRESSGEGLDTLLVKLGLVSERDLAEAVAARLKLPLVKPVDYPEISVTNGGVSARFLKEARVIPLFEDDQGLTVAMANPTDDYVLSALRLATGKTIVARVAIPSELEVAFERLYGSGRSAMGQIVDSIGLAEDLTDEEQIQHLKDLASEAPVIRLVNLMIARAVESRSSDIHIEPFENRLKVRYRVDGVLREVESPPSRLSAAVISRIKIMAKLNIAERRLPQDGRIQLRAQGKEIDLRVSTVPTLWGESVVMRILDKASVVLDFPVLGFSPRTLARFLEILHLPHGIILVTGPTGSGKTTTLYTALQTINTSERKILTVEDPVEYQLEGVNQIQVKPQINLTFANALRAIVRQDPDVIMIGEMRDLETAGIAVQSALTGHLVLSTLHTNDAAGSVTRLLDMGVEDYLLTSTINGILAQRLVRLLCTRCRQPYPALPELVEEMRLHRFSDTPDITLYKPVGCEHCGGSGYRGRAAIMEFLVMSDPLRRLVLKHADAGDLQDTAQQEGMDTMYEDGLRKAVAGVTTIEEVLRVTTQQEQDA from the coding sequence ATGGCCGTTGACCTCGGCGAACTGCTGGTCGAGCACCAGAAGCTGACCGCCGCCGACCTGCAACGCGCCCGACGGGTGCGGGAGAGCAGCGGTGAAGGGCTGGATACGTTGCTGGTCAAGCTGGGCTTGGTCTCGGAACGCGATCTGGCCGAGGCGGTCGCCGCGCGCCTGAAGCTGCCCCTGGTCAAGCCGGTCGATTATCCTGAAATCTCGGTGACCAACGGCGGGGTTTCGGCGCGGTTTCTCAAGGAAGCGCGGGTCATCCCTCTGTTCGAGGACGACCAGGGATTGACCGTGGCGATGGCCAATCCCACCGATGATTACGTGCTGTCCGCCTTGCGGCTGGCCACCGGCAAAACCATCGTGGCTCGGGTGGCGATTCCGTCCGAACTCGAAGTCGCCTTCGAACGGCTGTACGGCAGCGGCCGTTCGGCGATGGGCCAGATCGTCGATTCCATCGGGCTGGCGGAGGATCTGACCGACGAGGAACAAATCCAACACCTCAAGGACCTGGCCAGCGAAGCGCCGGTCATCCGGTTGGTGAATCTGATGATCGCCCGCGCGGTGGAGTCGCGCTCCTCCGACATCCACATCGAACCGTTTGAGAACCGGCTCAAGGTCCGCTATCGGGTGGATGGCGTGCTGCGCGAGGTGGAGTCGCCGCCCTCAAGATTATCGGCGGCGGTCATCTCCCGCATCAAGATCATGGCCAAGCTCAACATCGCCGAGCGCCGTCTGCCGCAGGACGGGCGGATTCAGTTGCGGGCGCAGGGCAAGGAAATCGACTTGCGCGTGTCCACCGTGCCGACGTTGTGGGGCGAGAGCGTGGTGATGCGCATTTTGGATAAGGCCAGCGTGGTGCTGGATTTTCCGGTGCTGGGCTTCAGTCCGCGCACCTTGGCGCGTTTCCTGGAAATCCTGCATCTACCACACGGCATCATCCTGGTCACCGGCCCCACCGGCAGCGGTAAGACCACCACGCTGTACACCGCCTTGCAGACCATCAACACCTCGGAGCGGAAAATTCTGACCGTCGAAGATCCAGTCGAATACCAATTGGAAGGCGTCAATCAAATTCAGGTCAAGCCGCAGATCAATCTGACCTTCGCCAACGCCTTACGCGCCATCGTCCGTCAGGACCCCGATGTGATCATGATCGGCGAGATGCGCGATCTGGAAACCGCCGGCATCGCCGTGCAATCCGCCTTGACCGGCCATTTGGTGCTGTCCACCCTGCACACCAACGATGCGGCCGGCAGCGTCACCCGCTTGCTGGACATGGGTGTTGAAGACTATCTGCTGACTTCGACCATCAACGGCATTCTGGCCCAGCGCTTGGTGCGCCTGCTGTGCACCCGCTGTCGTCAGCCGTATCCGGCGTTGCCGGAGCTGGTCGAGGAAATGCGCTTGCACCGCTTCAGCGACACGCCCGACATCACCTTATATAAACCGGTCGGTTGCGAGCACTGCGGGGGTAGCGGCTATCGGGGCCGGGCGGCGATCATGGAATTCCTGGTGATGAGCGACCCACTGCGGCGGCTGGTGCTGAAACACGCCGACGCCGGCGACTTGCAGGACACCGCCCAGCAGGAAGGCATGGACACCATGTACGAAGACGGCCTGCGCAAAGCGGTCGCCGGCGTCACCACCATCGAGGAAGTGCTGCGGGTGACCACCCAGCAGGAGCAGGACGCCTGA
- the gspG gene encoding type II secretion system major pseudopilin GspG, translating to MRFHSDVRRSRGFTLIELLVVLVILGLLAGLVGPQVMKYLGGANTKTAKLQIEDFSTALDAFRLDMGRYPNTAEGLQALVAQPAGASRWNGPYLKKNIIPKDPWGNDYQYRAPGQRSGGAFDLYSLGADNAEGGDGENQDVVGWM from the coding sequence ATGAGATTCCACAGCGACGTTCGCCGCTCGCGCGGTTTTACTTTGATCGAATTGTTGGTGGTGCTGGTGATTCTTGGCCTGCTGGCGGGGTTGGTCGGACCGCAGGTCATGAAGTACCTGGGCGGCGCCAACACTAAAACCGCCAAATTGCAAATCGAGGATTTCAGTACCGCGCTCGATGCGTTCCGGCTGGACATGGGGCGCTATCCCAATACGGCGGAAGGTTTGCAAGCATTGGTCGCTCAGCCGGCGGGCGCCAGCCGGTGGAACGGTCCTTATTTGAAGAAAAACATCATTCCCAAAGACCCTTGGGGCAACGATTATCAATATCGCGCGCCCGGCCAACGCAGCGGCGGGGCGTTTGATTTGTACTCGCTGGGGGCCGACAACGCCGAAGGCGGCGACGGCGAAAATCAGGATGTCGTGGGCTGGATGTAG
- the gspF gene encoding type II secretion system inner membrane protein GspF, which produces MPRYRYEAVDAAGEVLRDELEAASADAAIERLRDQGLLPLSVDEAKGGLLRGGLGQPLFSKRRALSRKALGVFTQQLASLLGAGMPLDRALTILIGVAEDERGKALLERVQAKVRGGSTLADALEAQGAFSRFYLNMVRAGESGGALETVLKRLNEFLERSQALRETVTSALIYPIILLSVAVLSVIILLTFVVPQFERLFADAGKALPLATQVVIALGNGFRHYWWVGLIVIGSIVTVARRQLNQPDSRARWDRRLLRLPLFGDLIAKVETARLSRTLGTLLGNGVSLLSALTIVRETLSNQILAGALGEVAEHAKTGRGLAEPLLEAGHFPKLAVQMIRVGEETGQLQEMLIQVADTYDGEVQTAVKRLLTLLEPALILGLGVVVAGIIMSILVAILSLNDLAF; this is translated from the coding sequence ATGCCCCGCTATCGCTACGAAGCGGTGGATGCCGCCGGCGAGGTGTTGCGCGACGAGCTGGAGGCGGCGAGTGCGGACGCGGCCATCGAGCGCTTGCGCGATCAGGGCTTGTTGCCGCTGTCGGTTGACGAGGCCAAAGGCGGGTTGCTGCGCGGCGGTCTGGGTCAGCCGCTGTTCAGCAAACGTCGGGCATTATCTCGCAAGGCGCTTGGCGTGTTTACCCAGCAACTGGCCAGTTTGTTGGGGGCTGGAATGCCGTTGGATCGGGCGCTGACCATCTTGATCGGCGTCGCCGAGGACGAACGCGGCAAGGCTCTGTTGGAGCGGGTGCAGGCAAAAGTGCGCGGCGGCTCGACGCTGGCGGACGCCCTGGAGGCGCAAGGCGCGTTTTCGCGCTTTTATCTGAACATGGTCCGGGCGGGCGAATCCGGCGGCGCGCTGGAAACGGTGCTGAAGCGGCTGAACGAGTTTCTGGAGCGCTCGCAAGCCTTGCGGGAAACGGTGACCTCGGCGCTGATTTATCCGATCATCCTGCTCTCGGTCGCCGTGCTCTCGGTCATCATCTTGCTGACCTTCGTGGTGCCGCAGTTCGAGCGCCTGTTCGCGGACGCCGGCAAGGCGCTGCCGCTGGCCACGCAGGTCGTGATCGCCCTCGGCAACGGGTTCCGGCATTACTGGTGGGTCGGGCTGATCGTGATCGGGTCGATCGTGACGGTGGCGCGCCGGCAGTTGAATCAGCCGGACAGCCGCGCCCGCTGGGATCGGCGATTGTTGCGCTTGCCGCTGTTTGGCGACCTGATCGCCAAGGTCGAAACCGCCCGCCTGAGCCGCACGCTGGGAACCTTGCTCGGCAACGGCGTGTCACTGCTAAGCGCCTTGACCATCGTGCGCGAGACGCTGAGCAACCAGATATTGGCCGGCGCGCTGGGCGAGGTGGCGGAACACGCCAAGACCGGTCGGGGGTTGGCCGAACCGTTGTTGGAAGCGGGCCATTTCCCCAAGCTGGCGGTGCAGATGATTCGGGTCGGTGAAGAAACCGGCCAGTTGCAGGAGATGCTGATCCAGGTGGCCGACACTTACGATGGCGAGGTGCAAACCGCTGTCAAGCGCTTGCTGACGCTGCTGGAGCCCGCCTTGATTTTAGGGCTGGGCGTGGTCGTGGCCGGTATCATCATGTCCATCCTGGTGGCTATCCTCAGCCTCAACGACTTGGCTTTCTAA